In Lotus japonicus ecotype B-129 chromosome 5, LjGifu_v1.2, one genomic interval encodes:
- the LOC130718759 gene encoding pleiotropic drug resistance protein 2-like isoform X1 gives MEAEVSGENIVSEAMKSSDGDVFQRSRREIDEEEELKWEALGRLPTYDRMRKGILKQVLDDGRVTYEQIDITKLGVQEKKHLLESILKTAEEDNESFLHRMRNRIDRVGIEIPKIEVRFQYLSVEGDAYVGTRALPTLLNSTLNVIEGLLGYIKLLPVKKRAVKILKDVSGIVKPSRMTLLLGPPGSGKTTLLQALAGKMDKDIRVSGRVTYCGHELSEFVPQRTCAYISQHDLHQGEMTVRETLDFSGRCLGVGIRYETLVELSRRELAAGIKPDPEIDAFMKATSMEGQETSLGTDYILKILGLEICADISVGDEMRRGISGGQRKRLTTGEMLVGPAKAFFMDDISTGLDSSTTFQIIRFMRQMVHIMDVTMMISLLQPAPETYNLFDDIILLSEGKIVYQGPRENVLDFFENVGFKCPERKGVADFLQEVTSRKDQEQYWFRRDIPYCYISVPEFVVRFNDYSIGQQLYKEIQVPFDPNKTHPAALVKEMYGISKWELFMACFSREWLWMKRNYFVYIFKIFQITFISMITMTVFFRTEMKQGKLEDGGKYYGALFFSLINVMFNGVAELAMTINRIPVFFKQRDFLFYPAWAFALPIWVLRVPLSLLESGLWVILTYYTIGFAPAASRFFRQLLAFFCVNQMALSLFRFIAAVGRTKVVASTLASFTILVVFVLSGFTISRDDIEPWMTWCYYASPMMYGQTAIAINEFLDERWSAPNNDPRIQEPTVGKAFLKARGIFTEDYWYWISVGALIGFSLFFNICFILALTYLNPFGSSMSIIVEEEDNRESIPESFSVEKLSTVVTDKNTASNAEGFEGIDMEEKNITHSSIPKAAENAKSKKGMVLPFQPLSLAFENVNYYIEMPNEMKKQGFQENRLQLLRDINGAFRPRILTALVGVSGAGKTTLMDVLAGRKTGGYIEGSINISGYPKNQATFARISGYCEQNDIHSPNVTVYESLLFSAWLRLSNEVDQETRKMFIEEVIELVELHPVRNFIVGLPGINGLSTEQRKRLTIAVELVANPSIIFMDEPTTGLDARAAAVVMRTVRNTVDTGRTVVCTIHQPSIDIFEVFDELLLMRKGGQVIYGGPLGPNSQKLIEYFEAITGIPKIKDGYNPATWMLEITSPVVESQLCIDFVELYTKSDLYQTNQEVIKELCTPAPGKEDLYFPSKYSQSFVTQCKACFWKQNCSYWRNPHYNAVRFFITIVIGVIFGLIYWNKGDKTEKEQDLLNLLGAMYLSVIFLGASNTSSVQPVVAIERTVLYRERAAGMYSELPYAIGQVGIEIIYVAIQSLAYSTILYWMIGLQPQAEKFLWFYYFIFMSFLYFTLYGMMTVALTPNHQIAAIIMSFFINFWNLFSGFLIPRTQIPIWWRWYYWASPVAWTIYGLVTSQVGDKNSTIEVPGFRPMTVKDYLERQFGFQHDFLGVVALTHIAFSLLFLFVFAYGIKFLNFQKR, from the exons ATGGAAGCAGAAGTGAGTGGAGAAAATATTGTGAGTGAGGCAATGAAGAGTTCTGATGGTGATGTGTTTCAAAGAAGTAGAAGAGAAATAGATGAAGAGGAGGAGCTGAAGTGGGAGGCTTTGGGGAGGCTTCCAACGTATGATAGGATGAGAAAAGGGATTCTGAAGCAAGTTCTAGACGATGGAAGAGTCACTTATGAACAAATTGACATCACCAAGCTCGGAGTGCAGGAAAAGAAGCATCTCCTTGAAAGTATACTAAAGACTGCAGAAGAAGATAATGAGAGTTTTCTCCATAGGATGAGGAACAGAATTGATAG AGTTGGAATTGAGATTCCCAAGATTGAAGTCAGGTTTCAGTATTTATCAGTTGAAGGAGATGCATATGTTGGAACCAGAGCCTTACCCACACTACTCAATTCTACCCTCAATGTAATAGAG GGACTTCTGGGTTATATCAAGCTTTTGCCAGTTAAGAAAAGGGCTGTCAAGATTCTCAAAGATGTCAGTGGAATTGTGAAACCATCAAG AATGACTTTGCTTTTGGGACCTCCAGGGTCTGGAAAAACTACACTCCTCCAGGCCCTAGCTGGAAAAATGGACAAAGATATAAGG GTATCAGGAAGAGTCACTTACTGTGGTCACGAACTGTCAGAATTTGTTCCTCAAAGAACATGTGCTTACATTAGCCAGCATGATCTTCACCAAGGAGAGATGACTGTGAGAGAGACCCTGGATTTCTCTGGACGCTGTTTGGGAGTTGGAATAAGGTATGAGACGCTGGTTGAACTGTCAAGAAGAGAACTAGCAGCAGGTATCAAACCGGATCCTGAGATTGATGCTTTCATGAAAGCCACATCAATGGAAGGCCAAGAAACAAGTCTTGGTACAGATTATATTCTCAAG ATTCTTGGACTGGAAATTTGTGCTGATATTTCGGTGGGAGATGAGATGAGAAGGGGCATATCTGGTGGACAAAGGAAGCGTTTAACTACTG GTGAGATGCTGGTAGGACCTGCAAAGGCATTCTTCATGGATGACATTTCAACTGGTTTGGATAGTTCCACAACCTTCCAAATTATCAGGTTTATGAGGCAGATGGTTCATATCATGGATGTTACTATGATGATCTCTCTTCTCCAACCTGCACCAGAAACATATAACCTTTTTGATGACATAATACTACTTTCAGAAGGAAAGATTGTCTATCAAGGTCCCCGTGAGAATGTTCTAGACTTTTTTGAAAATGTCGGCTTCAAATGCCCAGAAAGAAAAGGAGTTGCAGACTTTTTACAAGAGGTAACTTCCAGAAAAGACCAAGAACAGTACTGGTTCAGAAGGGACATACCTTACTGCTATATCAGCGTGCCGGAGTTTGTAGTTCGCTTCAACGATTACAGCATCGGTCAACAGCTTTATAAAGAGATTCAAGTTCCATTTGATCCAAACAAAACCCATCCTGCTGCATTAGTAAAGGAAATGTATGGAATCTCCAAATGGGAACTTTTCATGGCTTGTTTTTCAAGAGAGTGGCTATGGATGAAGCGCAACTATTTTGTATATATATTCAAGATTTTTCAGATTACATTCATATCTATGATTACCATGACAGTGTTTTTCAGAACAGAAATGAAGCAAGGTAAACTTGAGGATGGAGGAAAATATTACGGTGCACTATTTTTCAGTCTCATCAATGTAATGTTTAATGGAGTGGCAGAGCTTGCAATGACTATCAATAGAATTCCAGTTTTCTTCAAGCAGAGAGATTTCCTGTTTTATCCAGCATGGGCTTTTGCATTGCCAATCTGGGTCCTCAGAGTTCCTCTCTCTCTGTTGGAGTCAGGATTGTGGGTAATCCTCACTTATTATACAATCGGCTTTGCTCCCGCAGCTAGTAG GTTCTTTCGTCAATTATTGGCATTCTTCTGTGTGAATCAAATGGCTCTATCCCTTTTCCGCTTCATTGCTGCAGTTGGAAGAACAAAAGTTGTGGCAAGCACACTTGCTTCCTTCACAATCTTAGTTGTTTTCGTCCTAAGTGGATTTACTATTTCAAGAG ATGATATCGAGCCATGGATGACATGGTGCTATTATGCTTCACCTATGATGTATGGACAGACTGCAATAGCCATCAATGAATTCCTAGACGAAAGATGGAGTGCT CCTAATAATGACCCAAGAATTCAAGAGCCCACAGTTGGGAAGGCTTTTCTTAAAGCCAGAGGCATATTTACAGAAGACTATTGGTATTGGATATCGGTCGGTGCCCTTATAGGattttctctgtttttcaacATTTGTTTCATTCTCGCTCTAACTTATTTGAATC CATTTGGAAGCTCTATGTCTATTATAGTGGAAGAGGAAGACAACAGGGAAAGCATACCTGAATCCTTCTCAGTGGAGAAATTATCAACAGTAGTAACAGATAAGAATACAGCTTCAAATGCTGAAGGGTTTGAAG GTATTGAtatggaagaaaaaaatatcacaCATAGCTCAATTCCAAAAGCTGCAGAGAATGCAAAATCCAAGAAGGGAATGGTGTTGCCCTTTCAGCCTCTGTCACTTGCTTTTGAAAATGTGAATTATTACATCGAGATGCCAAAT GAAATGAAGAAACAAGGTTTTCAAGAGAATAGACTCCAACTTCTAAGAGATATAAATGGTGCTTTCAGGCCTCGGATTTTAACAGCATTAGTTGGTGTAAGTGGTGCTGGAAAAACCACCTTGATGGATGTGCTTGCAGGAAGGAAAACCGGTGGTTATATTGAGGGAAGCATCAACATATCTGGCTATCCGAAGAACCAAGCAACTTTTGCGCGGATAAGTGGTTATTGTGAGCAAAATGATATCCATTCCCCAAATGTCACAGTCTATGAATCTCTTCTGTTTTCTGCTTGGTTGCGTCTCAGTAACGAGGTTGATCAAGAAACACGAAAG ATGTTTATTGAGGAAGTTATTGAGCTGGTCGAGCTACATCCAGTGAGGAATTTTATAGTAGGCCTTCCTGGAATAAATGGCTTATCAACTGAGCAGAGAAAGAGGCTTACTATAGCTGTGGAATTGGTTGCAAATCCTTCCATTATATTTATGGATGAGCCAACAACTGGTCTGGATGCTAGAGCTGCAGCAGTTGTTATGCGTACTGTTAGAAATACAGTAGATACAGGGCGAACTGTTGTCTGCACAATTCATCAACCAAGCATCGATATATTTGAAGTCTTTGATGAG CTTCTGTTGATGAGGAAAGGTGGACAAGTGATATACGGTGGTCCCCTTGGTCCAAATTCTCAGAAACTCATAGAGTACTTTGAG GCTATCACAGGAATTCCAAAAATTAAAGATGGATATAATCCAGCCACATGGATGCTGGAGATCACTTCTCCAGTAGTTGAATCTCAGCTTTGTATAGACTTTGTAGAATTATACACTAAGTCAGATCTTTACCA AACGAACCAGGAAGTTATTAAGGAACTATGCACACCAGCACCTGGAAAAGAGGACCTTTACTTTCCGTCTAAATACTCCCAATCCTTTGTTACTCAATGCAAAGCTTGCTTCTGGAAACAGAACTGCTCCTACTGGAGGAATCCACACTACAACGCTGTCAGATTCTTCATCACAATAGTTATTGGTGTCATTTTTGGACTTATTTATTGGAACAAAGGAGATAAGAC GGAAAAGGAACAAGACCTGTTGAATCTCCTTGGAGCTATGTATTTATCTGTTATTTTCCTTGGAGCGTCCAACACCAGCAGTGTGCAACCTGTTGTTGCAATAGAAAGAACAGTCCTCTACCGCGAAAGAGCTGCTGGAATGTACTCAGAACTGCCGTATGCAATTGGTCAG GTAGgaattgaaatcatttatgTTGCAATCCAAAGCCTAGCATATTCCACTATCCTCTACTGGATGATTGGGCTCCAACCCCAAGCTGAAAAATTCTTGTGGTTCTACTACTTCATATTCATGTCGTTCTTGTACTTCACGTTGTACGGAATGATGACTGTGGCCCTCACGCCAAACCACCAAATTGCTGCAATCATTATGTCTTTCTTCATCAATTTCTGGAACCTCTTCTCTGGATTTCTTATCCCAAGAACG CAAAttccaatatggtggaggtggtATTATTGGGCATCTCCAGTGGCTTGGACTATTTATGGATTAGTGACATCCCAAGTGGGTGACAAGAACAGTACAATAGAGGTTCCTGGCTTCAGACCTATGACAGTAAAAGATTACCTTGAGAGGCAGTTTGGGTTTCAACATGACTTCCTTGGTGTTGTTGCTCTGACTCACATTGCTTTTAGCCTCCTCTTCCTCTTTGTATTTGCCTATGGCATCAAGTTCCTCAATTTCCAGAAAAGATaa
- the LOC130718759 gene encoding ABC transporter G family member 39-like isoform X2, translating into MTVRETLDFSGRCLGVGIRYETLVELSRRELAAGIKPDPEIDAFMKATSMEGQETSLGTDYILKILGLEICADISVGDEMRRGISGGQRKRLTTGEMLVGPAKAFFMDDISTGLDSSTTFQIIRFMRQMVHIMDVTMMISLLQPAPETYNLFDDIILLSEGKIVYQGPRENVLDFFENVGFKCPERKGVADFLQEVTSRKDQEQYWFRRDIPYCYISVPEFVVRFNDYSIGQQLYKEIQVPFDPNKTHPAALVKEMYGISKWELFMACFSREWLWMKRNYFVYIFKIFQITFISMITMTVFFRTEMKQGKLEDGGKYYGALFFSLINVMFNGVAELAMTINRIPVFFKQRDFLFYPAWAFALPIWVLRVPLSLLESGLWVILTYYTIGFAPAASRFFRQLLAFFCVNQMALSLFRFIAAVGRTKVVASTLASFTILVVFVLSGFTISRDDIEPWMTWCYYASPMMYGQTAIAINEFLDERWSAPNNDPRIQEPTVGKAFLKARGIFTEDYWYWISVGALIGFSLFFNICFILALTYLNPFGSSMSIIVEEEDNRESIPESFSVEKLSTVVTDKNTASNAEGFEGIDMEEKNITHSSIPKAAENAKSKKGMVLPFQPLSLAFENVNYYIEMPNEMKKQGFQENRLQLLRDINGAFRPRILTALVGVSGAGKTTLMDVLAGRKTGGYIEGSINISGYPKNQATFARISGYCEQNDIHSPNVTVYESLLFSAWLRLSNEVDQETRKMFIEEVIELVELHPVRNFIVGLPGINGLSTEQRKRLTIAVELVANPSIIFMDEPTTGLDARAAAVVMRTVRNTVDTGRTVVCTIHQPSIDIFEVFDELLLMRKGGQVIYGGPLGPNSQKLIEYFEAITGIPKIKDGYNPATWMLEITSPVVESQLCIDFVELYTKSDLYQTNQEVIKELCTPAPGKEDLYFPSKYSQSFVTQCKACFWKQNCSYWRNPHYNAVRFFITIVIGVIFGLIYWNKGDKTEKEQDLLNLLGAMYLSVIFLGASNTSSVQPVVAIERTVLYRERAAGMYSELPYAIGQVGIEIIYVAIQSLAYSTILYWMIGLQPQAEKFLWFYYFIFMSFLYFTLYGMMTVALTPNHQIAAIIMSFFINFWNLFSGFLIPRTQIPIWWRWYYWASPVAWTIYGLVTSQVGDKNSTIEVPGFRPMTVKDYLERQFGFQHDFLGVVALTHIAFSLLFLFVFAYGIKFLNFQKR; encoded by the exons ATGACTGTGAGAGAGACCCTGGATTTCTCTGGACGCTGTTTGGGAGTTGGAATAAGGTATGAGACGCTGGTTGAACTGTCAAGAAGAGAACTAGCAGCAGGTATCAAACCGGATCCTGAGATTGATGCTTTCATGAAAGCCACATCAATGGAAGGCCAAGAAACAAGTCTTGGTACAGATTATATTCTCAAG ATTCTTGGACTGGAAATTTGTGCTGATATTTCGGTGGGAGATGAGATGAGAAGGGGCATATCTGGTGGACAAAGGAAGCGTTTAACTACTG GTGAGATGCTGGTAGGACCTGCAAAGGCATTCTTCATGGATGACATTTCAACTGGTTTGGATAGTTCCACAACCTTCCAAATTATCAGGTTTATGAGGCAGATGGTTCATATCATGGATGTTACTATGATGATCTCTCTTCTCCAACCTGCACCAGAAACATATAACCTTTTTGATGACATAATACTACTTTCAGAAGGAAAGATTGTCTATCAAGGTCCCCGTGAGAATGTTCTAGACTTTTTTGAAAATGTCGGCTTCAAATGCCCAGAAAGAAAAGGAGTTGCAGACTTTTTACAAGAGGTAACTTCCAGAAAAGACCAAGAACAGTACTGGTTCAGAAGGGACATACCTTACTGCTATATCAGCGTGCCGGAGTTTGTAGTTCGCTTCAACGATTACAGCATCGGTCAACAGCTTTATAAAGAGATTCAAGTTCCATTTGATCCAAACAAAACCCATCCTGCTGCATTAGTAAAGGAAATGTATGGAATCTCCAAATGGGAACTTTTCATGGCTTGTTTTTCAAGAGAGTGGCTATGGATGAAGCGCAACTATTTTGTATATATATTCAAGATTTTTCAGATTACATTCATATCTATGATTACCATGACAGTGTTTTTCAGAACAGAAATGAAGCAAGGTAAACTTGAGGATGGAGGAAAATATTACGGTGCACTATTTTTCAGTCTCATCAATGTAATGTTTAATGGAGTGGCAGAGCTTGCAATGACTATCAATAGAATTCCAGTTTTCTTCAAGCAGAGAGATTTCCTGTTTTATCCAGCATGGGCTTTTGCATTGCCAATCTGGGTCCTCAGAGTTCCTCTCTCTCTGTTGGAGTCAGGATTGTGGGTAATCCTCACTTATTATACAATCGGCTTTGCTCCCGCAGCTAGTAG GTTCTTTCGTCAATTATTGGCATTCTTCTGTGTGAATCAAATGGCTCTATCCCTTTTCCGCTTCATTGCTGCAGTTGGAAGAACAAAAGTTGTGGCAAGCACACTTGCTTCCTTCACAATCTTAGTTGTTTTCGTCCTAAGTGGATTTACTATTTCAAGAG ATGATATCGAGCCATGGATGACATGGTGCTATTATGCTTCACCTATGATGTATGGACAGACTGCAATAGCCATCAATGAATTCCTAGACGAAAGATGGAGTGCT CCTAATAATGACCCAAGAATTCAAGAGCCCACAGTTGGGAAGGCTTTTCTTAAAGCCAGAGGCATATTTACAGAAGACTATTGGTATTGGATATCGGTCGGTGCCCTTATAGGattttctctgtttttcaacATTTGTTTCATTCTCGCTCTAACTTATTTGAATC CATTTGGAAGCTCTATGTCTATTATAGTGGAAGAGGAAGACAACAGGGAAAGCATACCTGAATCCTTCTCAGTGGAGAAATTATCAACAGTAGTAACAGATAAGAATACAGCTTCAAATGCTGAAGGGTTTGAAG GTATTGAtatggaagaaaaaaatatcacaCATAGCTCAATTCCAAAAGCTGCAGAGAATGCAAAATCCAAGAAGGGAATGGTGTTGCCCTTTCAGCCTCTGTCACTTGCTTTTGAAAATGTGAATTATTACATCGAGATGCCAAAT GAAATGAAGAAACAAGGTTTTCAAGAGAATAGACTCCAACTTCTAAGAGATATAAATGGTGCTTTCAGGCCTCGGATTTTAACAGCATTAGTTGGTGTAAGTGGTGCTGGAAAAACCACCTTGATGGATGTGCTTGCAGGAAGGAAAACCGGTGGTTATATTGAGGGAAGCATCAACATATCTGGCTATCCGAAGAACCAAGCAACTTTTGCGCGGATAAGTGGTTATTGTGAGCAAAATGATATCCATTCCCCAAATGTCACAGTCTATGAATCTCTTCTGTTTTCTGCTTGGTTGCGTCTCAGTAACGAGGTTGATCAAGAAACACGAAAG ATGTTTATTGAGGAAGTTATTGAGCTGGTCGAGCTACATCCAGTGAGGAATTTTATAGTAGGCCTTCCTGGAATAAATGGCTTATCAACTGAGCAGAGAAAGAGGCTTACTATAGCTGTGGAATTGGTTGCAAATCCTTCCATTATATTTATGGATGAGCCAACAACTGGTCTGGATGCTAGAGCTGCAGCAGTTGTTATGCGTACTGTTAGAAATACAGTAGATACAGGGCGAACTGTTGTCTGCACAATTCATCAACCAAGCATCGATATATTTGAAGTCTTTGATGAG CTTCTGTTGATGAGGAAAGGTGGACAAGTGATATACGGTGGTCCCCTTGGTCCAAATTCTCAGAAACTCATAGAGTACTTTGAG GCTATCACAGGAATTCCAAAAATTAAAGATGGATATAATCCAGCCACATGGATGCTGGAGATCACTTCTCCAGTAGTTGAATCTCAGCTTTGTATAGACTTTGTAGAATTATACACTAAGTCAGATCTTTACCA AACGAACCAGGAAGTTATTAAGGAACTATGCACACCAGCACCTGGAAAAGAGGACCTTTACTTTCCGTCTAAATACTCCCAATCCTTTGTTACTCAATGCAAAGCTTGCTTCTGGAAACAGAACTGCTCCTACTGGAGGAATCCACACTACAACGCTGTCAGATTCTTCATCACAATAGTTATTGGTGTCATTTTTGGACTTATTTATTGGAACAAAGGAGATAAGAC GGAAAAGGAACAAGACCTGTTGAATCTCCTTGGAGCTATGTATTTATCTGTTATTTTCCTTGGAGCGTCCAACACCAGCAGTGTGCAACCTGTTGTTGCAATAGAAAGAACAGTCCTCTACCGCGAAAGAGCTGCTGGAATGTACTCAGAACTGCCGTATGCAATTGGTCAG GTAGgaattgaaatcatttatgTTGCAATCCAAAGCCTAGCATATTCCACTATCCTCTACTGGATGATTGGGCTCCAACCCCAAGCTGAAAAATTCTTGTGGTTCTACTACTTCATATTCATGTCGTTCTTGTACTTCACGTTGTACGGAATGATGACTGTGGCCCTCACGCCAAACCACCAAATTGCTGCAATCATTATGTCTTTCTTCATCAATTTCTGGAACCTCTTCTCTGGATTTCTTATCCCAAGAACG CAAAttccaatatggtggaggtggtATTATTGGGCATCTCCAGTGGCTTGGACTATTTATGGATTAGTGACATCCCAAGTGGGTGACAAGAACAGTACAATAGAGGTTCCTGGCTTCAGACCTATGACAGTAAAAGATTACCTTGAGAGGCAGTTTGGGTTTCAACATGACTTCCTTGGTGTTGTTGCTCTGACTCACATTGCTTTTAGCCTCCTCTTCCTCTTTGTATTTGCCTATGGCATCAAGTTCCTCAATTTCCAGAAAAGATaa